One window of the Flavobacteriales bacterium genome contains the following:
- a CDS encoding TraR/DksA C4-type zinc finger protein, with the protein MAEKNRYTDEELAMFKALIEKKVEAAKLDLDGLKSSLSHADDNGTNDTLHSFNMMEDGAGTLSREEVAQLAQRQEKFVKNLENALIRIQNKTYGICRVTGKLIKKERLMAVPHATLSIEAKEAQG; encoded by the coding sequence ATGGCAGAAAAAAATAGATATACAGACGAAGAATTGGCAATGTTTAAAGCCTTGATTGAAAAAAAAGTTGAAGCAGCTAAGTTAGATTTAGATGGTTTAAAATCTTCTTTATCTCATGCTGATGATAATGGTACAAACGACACCTTACATTCTTTTAATATGATGGAAGATGGTGCGGGAACATTATCTAGAGAGGAAGTGGCTCAGTTAGCACAGCGTCAAGAAAAATTTGTAAAAAACTTAGAAAACGCTTTGATTAGAATTCAAAACAAAACCTATGGTATTTGTAGAGTTACAGGTAAATTAATCAAAAAAGAACGATTAATGGCAGTACCTCACGCAACATTAAGTATTGAAGCTAAAGAAGCTCAAGGATAA
- a CDS encoding lipoprotein signal peptidase, with product MKKFLNFISHPVTIIFLVLLVDQYSKIWVKTHMMLGQEFPVFGNWFYINFIENPGMAFGMEFGGDYGKLALSIFRIVAVSAIGYVLFTLPKETPKGLKICGALVLAGALGNIIDSAFYGKIFNSSLNQIATFLPEGGGYSSFLHGRVVDMFFFPLFHGVFPDWFPFWGGEEYLFFRPVFNVADASISIGIALIFIFHRDFFKTKPINKDEEVTI from the coding sequence ATGAAGAAATTTTTAAATTTTATAAGTCACCCCGTTACCATCATCTTTTTGGTTTTATTGGTAGACCAATATTCAAAAATTTGGGTAAAGACCCATATGATGTTGGGGCAAGAATTTCCTGTATTTGGTAATTGGTTTTACATCAATTTTATTGAAAATCCGGGTATGGCATTTGGAATGGAATTCGGTGGAGATTACGGAAAATTAGCCTTGAGTATATTTCGAATTGTTGCTGTTTCGGCAATAGGTTATGTGTTGTTTACGCTACCAAAAGAAACCCCAAAAGGATTAAAAATTTGTGGAGCTTTAGTGCTTGCAGGTGCTTTAGGTAATATTATTGATAGTGCTTTTTATGGAAAAATTTTTAACAGCAGTTTGAACCAAATTGCAACTTTTTTACCTGAAGGAGGTGGTTACTCTTCTTTTTTACATGGAAGAGTTGTAGATATGTTCTTTTTTCCACTTTTTCATGGAGTTTTCCCAGATTGGTTTCCATTTTGGGGAGGCGAGGAATATTTATTTTTCCGCCCAGTTTTTAATGTTGCCGATGCTTCAATTTCTATTGGAATAGCCTTGATTTTCATCTTTCACAGAGACTTTTTTAAAACAAAACCAATCAATAAAGACGAAGAAGTAACCATTTGA
- a CDS encoding PKD domain-containing protein, which produces MKKNYFLGVVLGFLTLSLVAQTPFIQPTKVVSPKIAEITSLYKANSCIDIIEYPASKASDILLDTMEYTTYIGAVGQIYYFAGNGLVHGINTYMTLDLDGIPGNKDSVSMVISVRDLGAGLKPTTILGSDTVFVHDVGFATQNLMFSTPIAVSDSFVVVIEIDTLNPSNPYYATNDYGDGAAEKLSVLAYQGVWYNLYIAYAGSWDVDMIINPIFEDLVVPNYSVDTNDVCIGTPITFTNNSSIVYNAMFNPAKPSFSLDVDEFLTVVSFDSNYTHTYSSGGVYNTNFEIVQYGYSLNCVIDSIMPVTIIDTASANFSFNHLGSGTYQFTDASLNGTTYYWDFGDGDTATTQNPIHTFSTPANYTVCLTVVNDSACGSSQNCQTVSFVVGQKEIATSKEVKIYPIPAKRFFTVEIPTSYIEPTVIVTDIVGKKIKTIEDINLSKVKILTDEFNSGVYFVSVTSNGQKVFTKRIVVDK; this is translated from the coding sequence ATGAAAAAAAATTATTTTTTAGGTGTTGTGTTAGGGTTTTTAACATTGTCGTTAGTTGCTCAAACGCCGTTTATACAACCAACAAAGGTTGTATCACCCAAAATAGCTGAAATAACCTCGTTATACAAAGCAAATAGTTGTATTGATATTATTGAATATCCAGCTTCAAAGGCATCAGATATTTTGCTCGATACCATGGAATATACCACCTATATTGGTGCAGTTGGTCAGATTTATTATTTTGCAGGCAATGGATTGGTGCATGGTATTAATACCTACATGACTTTGGATTTAGATGGTATTCCTGGAAATAAAGATTCGGTAAGTATGGTTATTAGTGTTAGAGATTTGGGTGCAGGACTAAAACCAACCACTATTTTAGGCTCTGATACAGTTTTTGTTCATGATGTTGGATTTGCTACTCAAAATTTAATGTTTTCAACACCAATAGCTGTTTCCGATTCGTTTGTTGTGGTTATTGAAATAGATACATTAAATCCATCTAACCCATATTATGCTACTAACGATTACGGTGATGGTGCTGCCGAAAAACTGAGTGTGTTGGCTTATCAAGGTGTTTGGTACAATTTATACATTGCTTATGCTGGTTCTTGGGATGTAGACATGATAATCAATCCAATTTTTGAAGATTTGGTTGTACCGAATTATTCGGTTGACACCAATGATGTTTGTATAGGAACACCAATAACATTTACGAATAACTCATCAATAGTGTATAACGCTATGTTTAATCCTGCTAAACCTTCATTTAGTTTAGATGTTGACGAGTTTTTAACTGTTGTTTCATTCGATTCTAATTATACGCATACTTATTCAAGCGGAGGAGTTTATAATACCAATTTTGAAATTGTACAATATGGATACTCTTTAAATTGTGTAATTGATTCAATCATGCCTGTTACGATTATAGATACTGCCTCTGCAAACTTCAGTTTTAATCATTTGGGTAGTGGAACATACCAATTTACAGATGCCTCGTTAAATGGAACTACTTATTATTGGGATTTTGGTGATGGAGATACTGCTACCACACAAAATCCTATCCATACCTTTTCAACTCCTGCAAATTATACAGTTTGTTTAACAGTTGTTAATGATAGTGCATGTGGCTCAAGCCAAAATTGCCAAACAGTTTCATTTGTAGTAGGACAGAAAGAAATAGCTACGTCAAAAGAAGTGAAAATTTATCCTATTCCAGCCAAACGATTTTTTACCGTTGAAATTCCAACGAGCTATATCGAACCAACGGTTATAGTTACTGATATTGTGGGTAAGAAAATAAAAACCATTGAGGATATTAATTTATCGAAAGTAAAAATTCTTACCGATGAGTTTAATTCGGGGGTTTATTTTGTGTCGGTAACATCCAACGGACAAAAGGTATTTACCAAAAGAATTGTAGTAGATAAATAA
- a CDS encoding glutamate--tRNA ligase, which produces MDRKVRVRFAPSPTGPLHIGGVRTALYNYLFAKKHGGDFLLRIEDTDQTRYVAGAEDYILESLKWSGLKFDEGVGVEGGECGPYRQSERNKLGIYKKYVDQLLEAGHAYYAFDTPDELEAMRERLKAEGGSSQQYDCTTRHSMKNAISLSAEEVKSRLASGAPYVVRVKIPRNEEIKFKDIIRGWVVVDSTNLDDKVLYKSDGMPTYHLANVVDDYLMKISHVIRGEEWLPSGPLHVLLYRFLGWEDVMPEFAHLPLLLKPDGNGKLSKRDGDRLGFPVFPIEWTSPEGEISNGYRESGYFPESFINMLAFLGWNPGTEQEIFSLEQLIQSFDLERVGKSGAKFDPEKTKWFNEQYLRAKSNEELAQLIKPILESEGIINIDKKVVESVCGLMKERATFLGDIYKNGSYFFTAPTLYDAETVKKKWKEDSPKIVAELITVFSNTEFKATVLEAAFKTYVEEKGIGFGLAMIAIRLAITGVGGGPSLFDIMEVIGKEESIKRLNAGIENIKNEITA; this is translated from the coding sequence ATGGATAGAAAAGTAAGAGTAAGGTTTGCACCAAGTCCGACAGGGCCATTGCACATTGGTGGTGTAAGAACAGCATTGTACAATTATTTGTTTGCAAAAAAGCATGGTGGTGATTTTTTGTTGAGAATTGAAGATACCGACCAAACAAGATATGTAGCTGGTGCTGAAGATTACATTTTAGAATCGTTAAAGTGGTCAGGGTTGAAGTTTGACGAAGGTGTTGGTGTTGAAGGTGGTGAATGTGGACCATACCGCCAGTCGGAAAGAAATAAATTAGGTATATATAAAAAATACGTTGACCAACTTTTAGAAGCCGGACATGCTTATTATGCATTTGATACACCTGATGAATTGGAAGCAATGCGTGAGCGATTAAAAGCAGAAGGAGGTTCATCTCAACAATACGATTGTACCACTCGTCATTCTATGAAAAATGCTATCTCACTTTCTGCGGAGGAAGTGAAGAGTAGATTAGCATCTGGAGCACCATATGTGGTTCGTGTTAAAATTCCTCGTAACGAAGAAATAAAATTTAAAGATATTATTAGAGGTTGGGTGGTTGTAGATTCAACTAATCTTGACGATAAAGTATTGTACAAATCTGACGGAATGCCAACTTATCATTTGGCAAATGTAGTTGACGATTATTTGATGAAAATTTCTCATGTAATTAGAGGTGAAGAATGGTTGCCATCAGGTCCATTGCATGTATTGTTGTATCGTTTTTTAGGTTGGGAAGATGTGATGCCTGAATTTGCCCATTTACCTCTGTTATTAAAACCTGATGGAAATGGTAAATTAAGTAAGCGTGATGGAGATCGATTAGGATTTCCAGTTTTTCCTATTGAATGGACATCACCAGAAGGGGAAATTTCTAATGGATATAGAGAAAGTGGTTATTTCCCTGAATCATTCATCAACATGTTGGCTTTTTTAGGCTGGAACCCAGGAACTGAACAAGAGATATTTTCATTAGAACAATTGATTCAATCGTTTGATTTGGAAAGAGTAGGGAAATCAGGTGCAAAGTTTGATCCAGAGAAAACCAAGTGGTTTAACGAGCAGTATTTGAGAGCAAAATCTAACGAAGAATTGGCTCAATTAATAAAACCTATACTTGAATCAGAAGGGATTATTAATATTGATAAAAAGGTTGTTGAATCAGTTTGTGGGTTAATGAAAGAACGAGCTACGTTTTTAGGAGATATTTATAAAAATGGAAGTTACTTTTTTACTGCACCAACTTTGTACGATGCTGAAACAGTAAAGAAAAAATGGAAAGAAGATTCTCCTAAAATTGTTGCAGAATTAATAACTGTTTTTTCGAATACTGAATTTAAAGCTACGGTTTTAGAAGCAGCTTTTAAAACCTATGTTGAAGAAAAAGGGATAGGTTTTGGATTAGCAATGATAGCAATCAGACTAGCTATTACGGGTGTTGGAGGTGGTCCTTCTTTGTTCGATATTATGGAAGTAATTGGTAAAGAAGAATCGATTAAAAGATTAAATGCAGGTATTGAGAATATTAAAAATGAGATTACAGCCTAA
- a CDS encoding glutamine--tRNA ligase/YqeY domain fusion protein translates to MENNNEEHKPLNFIEQIIEEDLKAGYTTDKLKFRFPPEPNGYLHIGHAKAFCLNFGLGEKYNTPVNLRFDDTNPSKEEQEYVDAIKYDLAWMGFKWAEECYSSDYFQQLYDWAVEMIKNGKAYVDSQSSEEMAKQKGTPTTTGVDGPYRNRSVEENLDLFNKMKQGEFKEGEHVLRAKIDMTHTNMLMRDPIMYRVMHKHHHRTGNDWCIYPMYDWAHGESDYVEQISHSLCSLEFKPHRELYDWFLDQVYDEKKLRPKQREFSRLNVNYTVMSKRKLIQLVEEKMVSGWDDPRMPTISGLRRRGYTPASIRKFIDTAGVSKRGQVIDVALLESCIRADLNKTTNRLMAVLNPLKLVIINYPEGKTETVFAENNPEDENAGHREMIFSREIYIEHDDFMEECPNKVFKLGIGKEVRLKHGYIIFGQEVIKDAQGNVVEVRCTYDEKSKSGSGSEESKRKVQGTLQWVSASHNVNAQVNIYDRLFTVELPDAEKEVDFKTLINKDSLTVLKDCKVELAVKGAKPQEKFQFQRIGYFCVDKDSTADNLIFNRTATLKDGWGGDKK, encoded by the coding sequence ATGGAAAATAATAACGAAGAACACAAACCGCTTAATTTTATTGAGCAAATTATTGAAGAAGATTTAAAGGCTGGATATACCACCGATAAATTAAAATTCAGATTTCCTCCAGAGCCTAATGGTTATTTACACATTGGTCATGCTAAAGCATTTTGTTTAAATTTTGGTTTAGGTGAAAAATACAATACACCTGTTAATTTGAGGTTTGATGATACCAACCCTTCAAAAGAAGAACAAGAGTATGTTGATGCTATTAAGTATGATTTGGCTTGGATGGGTTTTAAATGGGCTGAAGAATGTTATTCATCAGATTATTTTCAACAGTTATACGATTGGGCTGTTGAAATGATTAAAAACGGTAAGGCTTACGTCGACTCGCAATCATCAGAAGAAATGGCTAAACAAAAAGGTACACCAACTACAACTGGGGTTGATGGACCATATAGAAATAGAAGTGTAGAAGAAAATCTAGACTTGTTTAACAAAATGAAACAAGGTGAATTTAAGGAAGGCGAACACGTGTTGAGAGCAAAAATTGATATGACCCACACCAACATGTTAATGAGAGATCCGATTATGTATCGAGTAATGCACAAACATCATCACCGAACAGGAAACGATTGGTGTATTTACCCGATGTACGATTGGGCGCATGGTGAATCGGATTATGTGGAGCAAATTTCACATTCACTTTGTTCGTTAGAATTTAAACCTCACAGAGAATTGTACGATTGGTTTTTAGACCAAGTGTATGACGAGAAAAAACTACGCCCCAAACAACGTGAATTTTCAAGGCTTAATGTGAATTACACGGTAATGAGCAAGAGAAAACTCATTCAGTTGGTTGAAGAAAAGATGGTTTCTGGTTGGGACGATCCTCGAATGCCTACTATTTCAGGGTTACGACGAAGAGGATATACACCTGCGTCTATTCGAAAATTTATTGATACAGCAGGCGTTTCTAAAAGAGGTCAAGTGATTGATGTTGCCTTGTTAGAATCATGTATTCGTGCTGATTTAAATAAAACAACCAACAGATTAATGGCGGTGTTAAACCCATTAAAATTGGTTATTATTAATTATCCTGAAGGAAAAACTGAAACTGTTTTTGCTGAAAATAACCCAGAAGATGAAAATGCAGGGCACCGTGAAATGATTTTCTCAAGAGAAATTTATATTGAGCATGACGATTTTATGGAAGAATGCCCAAACAAGGTATTTAAATTGGGTATAGGGAAAGAAGTTCGTTTAAAACACGGCTACATTATTTTCGGACAAGAAGTGATAAAAGATGCTCAGGGAAATGTTGTTGAGGTAAGATGTACCTACGATGAAAAAAGCAAGAGTGGAAGTGGCTCGGAAGAAAGTAAACGAAAGGTTCAAGGTACTTTGCAATGGGTTTCAGCTTCGCACAATGTTAATGCACAAGTTAACATTTACGACAGGTTGTTTACTGTAGAATTACCAGATGCAGAAAAAGAGGTAGATTTTAAAACTTTGATTAATAAAGATTCGCTAACTGTTTTAAAGGATTGTAAAGTTGAGCTAGCGGTTAAAGGAGCTAAGCCTCAAGAAAAATTTCAATTTCAACGAATTGGTTACTTCTGTGTAGATAAAGATTCGACTGCAGATAACTTGATATTCAATAGAACTGCAACATTGAAAGATGGTTGGGGAGGAGATAAGAAATAA
- the folB gene encoding dihydroneopterin aldolase, with translation MGKIYVEGVKIYAYHGCFKEETLIGTHFLVDVVLDVDLKKSSLSDNLEDTVNYQTVFHVIKKEMEIPSKLLEHVAGRCVKNLFSSFPSIETIDIKISKLNPPLGGHIDAVAVKLIEHRK, from the coding sequence ATGGGAAAAATTTACGTTGAAGGAGTAAAAATTTACGCTTATCATGGTTGCTTTAAAGAAGAAACCTTGATAGGAACACATTTTTTAGTAGATGTGGTGTTGGATGTAGATTTAAAAAAATCTTCACTGTCTGATAATTTGGAAGATACGGTGAATTATCAAACTGTTTTTCATGTTATAAAAAAAGAAATGGAAATACCTTCAAAATTATTAGAGCATGTTGCAGGTAGATGCGTAAAAAATTTATTTTCTTCTTTCCCTTCTATTGAAACAATTGATATTAAAATTTCTAAGTTAAACCCTCCTTTGGGTGGACATATTGATGCTGTTGCAGTTAAGCTTATCGAACATCGAAAATAA
- a CDS encoding cysteine-rich CWC family protein, with protein MQLSLSNIENNTKITQKICSKCKEPFGCQNLERGCWCENHQLTAEQLTYLKENYDNCLCEKCILALKIK; from the coding sequence TTGCAGTTAAGCTTATCGAACATCGAAAATAACACTAAAATCACGCAAAAGATTTGTTCTAAATGCAAGGAACCATTTGGTTGTCAGAATTTAGAACGAGGTTGTTGGTGCGAGAATCACCAATTAACAGCCGAGCAACTTACCTATCTTAAAGAAAACTACGACAACTGTTTGTGCGAAAAATGCATTTTAGCATTAAAAATTAAGTAG
- a CDS encoding response regulator transcription factor: protein MEKIKLLLVDDRDIIRDCIRILLKRSKQIEIVAEAADGLEALFAVQNVNYDVVLMDYSMPEMNGLEALKGIIDTNPNAKIIIFSFLNNPFEIKTLLDAGALGYINKDSEISVYEEAIKEVFKGNMFLCDKTKQLLAFNALPS from the coding sequence ATGGAAAAAATAAAATTATTGTTGGTTGATGATAGAGATATTATAAGGGATTGTATCCGAATACTTTTAAAACGTTCAAAACAGATAGAGATAGTTGCTGAAGCAGCAGATGGTTTGGAAGCTTTATTTGCTGTTCAAAATGTTAACTATGATGTAGTATTAATGGATTACAGCATGCCAGAAATGAATGGTTTAGAAGCACTTAAAGGGATTATAGATACCAATCCGAATGCTAAAATCATTATTTTTTCATTTTTAAATAACCCTTTCGAAATTAAAACATTACTAGATGCAGGAGCTTTGGGTTATATAAATAAAGATTCAGAAATAAGTGTTTATGAAGAAGCTATAAAAGAGGTGTTTAAAGGGAACATGTTTTTATGCGATAAAACCAAGCAGTTGCTTGCTTTTAATGCTTTACCAAGTTAA
- a CDS encoding tetratricopeptide repeat protein — MQRLEEGKKLYQEQKFDAAIETLNSFLEAYPNHADGLFYRGVCLRKIDKFNASITDFNALLNKLPDEPTLLCERAISLFKNEQLELAMLDLNKAVELDSNNPYRYTSRAFIRAYVDIDGAIEDYQKAIALDPEDEIAYNNLGLLQEQKGNFKEAKQNFKKSNKIIGYNPEAKNNKQEVNIEQKSEQKTYHNAWELFLGLFTSSAVRKEYVRFMKNFFKR, encoded by the coding sequence ATGCAACGGTTAGAAGAGGGAAAAAAATTGTATCAAGAACAAAAATTTGATGCTGCTATTGAAACGTTAAACTCTTTTCTTGAAGCATATCCCAATCATGCAGACGGATTGTTTTATAGAGGGGTGTGTTTACGTAAAATAGATAAATTTAATGCTTCTATTACTGATTTTAATGCTTTACTAAACAAGTTACCCGACGAACCCACATTGCTTTGTGAAAGAGCCATTTCTTTATTTAAAAACGAACAATTAGAACTGGCTATGCTAGATTTGAACAAAGCAGTAGAGTTGGACTCAAACAATCCTTATAGATATACCAGCAGGGCTTTTATAAGAGCTTATGTAGATATTGATGGTGCTATTGAAGACTACCAAAAAGCCATAGCATTAGACCCTGAAGATGAAATTGCATACAACAACTTGGGTTTATTGCAAGAACAAAAAGGGAATTTTAAAGAGGCTAAACAAAATTTTAAAAAGTCGAACAAAATAATTGGTTACAACCCAGAGGCAAAAAACAATAAACAAGAAGTAAATATTGAACAAAAAAGCGAACAAAAAACTTACCACAATGCTTGGGAATTGTTTTTAGGTTTGTTTACATCAAGTGCTGTTCGAAAAGAGTATGTTCGATTTATGAAAAACTTTTTTAAACGTTAA
- the ligA gene encoding NAD-dependent DNA ligase LigA: MTHEEAKSKISSLTSTINQHNYNYYVLSNPTITDYDFDMLLEELIKLESEFPDLAEENSPTKRVGGEVTKEFETVKHKYPMLSLGNSYSKEEITDFETRIKKLVEDEIEYVCELKYDGVAIGITYVDGKLTRALTRGDGTQGDDITTNVKTIKSIPLQLHGTDYPKEFEIRGEIFLPKDVFEELNKEREEIGEQLYANARNTASGTIKMQDSAVVAQRKLDSYLYFVLGENLPFKTHFESIEMAGKWGFKVPQVKNKFIKKCKNIDEIFEFINYWDKERNNLNFDIDGIVIKVNSYRQQEEMGFTAKSPKWAIAYKFKAEKVKTKLLEITYQVGRTGAITPVANLDPVLLAGTTVKRASLHNADQIEKLDIREGDWVFVEKGGEIIPKIVGVEASQRDIFSQPTQYITHCPECNTKLERTEGDAKHYCPNEWGCPPQIKGKMQHFISRKAMNIDGLGEETIEQLFNEGLVKNIGDLYTLTIEQLLPLERMAEKSVNNLLQGLLDSKKVPFERVLFAIGIRFVGETVAKKLAKHFKNIDAIMHASFEELIAADEIGDKIAESIIQYFAIEQNLKLIEELKNIGLQFSLSETQLQNTSDKLAGLTFVVSGVFSLFSRDELKELIEQNGGKVSGSISKKTSYIVAGENMGPSKLEKATGLGVAIIDEHTFSEMI, encoded by the coding sequence ATGACCCACGAAGAAGCAAAATCGAAAATAAGTAGTTTAACCAGTACAATTAATCAGCACAATTACAATTATTATGTGTTGTCGAACCCTACCATTACTGATTATGATTTTGATATGTTGTTGGAAGAGTTGATTAAACTCGAAAGCGAATTTCCTGATTTAGCTGAAGAAAACTCTCCTACAAAAAGAGTAGGAGGTGAGGTTACCAAAGAATTTGAAACGGTAAAACACAAATATCCCATGCTTTCGTTGGGAAATAGTTACAGCAAAGAGGAAATAACCGATTTTGAAACGCGTATTAAAAAATTGGTGGAAGATGAGATTGAATACGTATGTGAGCTTAAATATGATGGTGTAGCAATTGGCATCACTTATGTTGATGGAAAATTAACAAGAGCGTTAACGCGTGGCGATGGTACGCAAGGCGATGATATTACCACCAATGTTAAAACCATAAAATCAATTCCTTTGCAATTGCATGGAACCGATTACCCCAAAGAATTTGAAATAAGAGGCGAGATTTTTTTACCAAAAGACGTGTTTGAGGAGTTAAACAAAGAACGGGAAGAAATAGGAGAACAATTGTATGCAAATGCCAGGAATACTGCTTCTGGAACCATAAAAATGCAAGACTCAGCAGTGGTTGCTCAACGAAAATTAGACAGCTATTTGTACTTTGTTTTGGGAGAAAATTTGCCTTTTAAAACACATTTCGAATCTATAGAAATGGCTGGTAAATGGGGGTTTAAAGTTCCTCAAGTAAAAAATAAGTTTATAAAAAAATGTAAAAATATTGATGAGATATTTGAGTTTATCAATTATTGGGACAAGGAACGAAATAACCTCAATTTTGATATTGACGGAATTGTAATTAAAGTAAACTCGTATCGCCAACAAGAGGAAATGGGTTTTACAGCAAAATCTCCCAAATGGGCAATTGCTTATAAATTTAAAGCTGAAAAAGTAAAAACCAAATTGTTGGAAATTACTTATCAGGTAGGCAGAACGGGGGCTATAACACCTGTTGCCAATTTAGATCCAGTTTTATTGGCTGGAACAACTGTAAAACGAGCTTCTTTACACAATGCCGACCAAATTGAAAAACTTGACATCAGAGAAGGCGATTGGGTTTTTGTAGAAAAAGGAGGGGAGATTATCCCTAAAATTGTTGGGGTTGAAGCATCGCAACGTGATATTTTTTCTCAACCTACCCAGTATATTACTCATTGCCCCGAATGCAATACCAAGTTAGAACGAACCGAAGGAGATGCAAAGCATTATTGTCCTAATGAGTGGGGTTGTCCGCCACAAATAAAAGGTAAAATGCAGCATTTTATTAGCCGAAAAGCCATGAACATTGATGGGCTGGGAGAAGAAACCATTGAACAATTGTTTAATGAAGGGTTGGTTAAAAATATTGGAGATTTATACACATTAACTATAGAGCAATTATTGCCTTTGGAGCGAATGGCAGAAAAATCGGTAAATAATTTATTGCAAGGATTGTTGGACTCTAAAAAAGTACCTTTTGAACGCGTATTATTTGCCATAGGAATTCGATTTGTAGGAGAAACCGTTGCCAAGAAATTAGCCAAACATTTTAAAAATATTGATGCAATTATGCATGCCAGTTTTGAAGAATTGATTGCAGCTGACGAAATAGGAGATAAAATTGCTGAGAGCATTATTCAATATTTCGCCATAGAGCAAAACTTAAAGTTAATAGAAGAGTTAAAAAATATTGGCTTGCAGTTTTCCTTGTCTGAAACCCAATTACAAAATACTAGCGATAAATTGGCAGGGTTAACCTTTGTGGTTTCAGGGGTTTTTAGCTTGTTCAGCCGCGATGAGTTAAAAGAGTTGATTGAGCAAAATGGAGGCAAGGTTTCGGGTTCTATTTCTAAAAAAACCAGTTACATTGTTGCTGGCGAAAACATGGGGCCAAGCAAATTAGAGAAAGCCACCGGGTTAGGCGTTGCAATTATTGATGAGCATACATTTAGTGAGATGATTTAA